CCACATCCACATCAATCCCTTCCAGATCACCGAAGTTTTCGAACCCAACAGCCAAGCGGCAACCACGAAGGGGAATCCATGCTATGTGGACCCGAACGACCCATCGACCTTCAAGCCATGCCCGTCACAACAGCCCCAGGCTCCGTTCGTGTGGTGGGATACCTTCGGCATACCCACGGGCGCGCAGTTTGACATCACCACCCAATGCTCGAATTCAAATGACGTGAATACCTGTCCACAAAAGCTTCAACCCTATGCGGCCTGCGCGCAGGGGACCTGCACGGAGACAATTCCTGGCTGGTTCAGGATGCGTTCCCGCTTTGTCGACTTCACAGGTCAGTACGTGATCCATTGCCACATCCTCATTCATGAGGATCGAGGCATGATGCAACTGGTTGAGGTCGTGACTGACAAGACCCTGTACACGCACCATTGAGCGACATAAGGACGAGTTTCTTCTTGCCGAGCTTCATCTCCATGCTCGCGCGAAGCGGGCACTGTACCTGTTCTGAACAACGCTGTAGACAAATTGTAGGAGCGTTTGTAAGTCACTTCCAAGTTCAGATAAGGAACGGATGCCCGATCAAACGATGAGCTCCACTTTCGACTCCGCAGCGTCTACCTTCGAGCATCAACGTTCGCTTCCCAGGGAGGTGCCGGAAGCGATTCGTGCGGCCATATGGTCCATCACCGGCCTCTCTGGGCCAGCCCGGGTGCTCGACATCGGTGCCGGAACAGGACGAATCGGAAGAGCATTTGTCGCCGCAGGCGATTCCTACTTCGGCGTGGATACTTCCCTCGCAATGCTGCAGGAGTTTTCCATAGACGCCGTGAATTGCACTCTCACTCAGGCTGATGGAAACCATCTACCCTTCTCCGATCGCTCTTTTGACGTCGTGTTGTTGATGCAAGTCCTCAGTGGCGTGGACGACTGGACAGGGATACTCGACGAAGCCCGGCGCGTCGTGCGCGTGGGTGGGTGCGTGGTGGTCGGCCGTTCCTCCAATCCGGAGTGGGGAGTCGATACGCAGCTTAAGAAACAACTCAAACACATTCTGGAAGACATCCATCTTGCTCCTTTCCCCACGGAGCAGTCGCGACGACAGGCAATGGCCTTGTTGGAGTCTTTGGCCGCGCGGCATACCCATGCCGTGGCCGCCTCTTGGCACGTTCTCGCTACGCCGAATGCGTTTTTGCTGCGACATCGCACAGGCGCCCGGTTCGTCGCCCTTCCCCCCAATATCCAGAAACAGGCGCTTGAAAAGCTGGGCGCGTGGGCCGAGTCCACCTTTGGCTCTCTTGACGCCGAATTCGCCGAAACACGCAGCTTTGAAATAGATGTTTATGAGTTCTGAGGATGAGCATTGATGACAAACCAAACACAAAACGGTAACTCGTCCCTACACAAGCCCGGCAAACAACTCTTTGATTCGCTTTCTGATGCGCATTTGGCAAAAGTCTCGGAGCATTCATCTGACTTCACCATCCTGCCTTGGGTCAATGTGGTTAAGATTGGAGGCCAAAGCATTATGGATCGCGGTCGAGCGGCCGTATATCCGCTGGTCAGCGAGATTGTGGCGAACCTAAGCAAATACAAGATGATCCTTGGAACCGGAGCCGGTACCCGCGCGCGTCACATCTATAGCGTCGCGATTGATCTTGGCCTGCCCACTGGAGTCCTGACCGTTCTCGCGACCGCCGTTGCCTGGCAGAATGCGCAGATGCTGCACTACCTGCTTGCCCAGTATGGAATACCCTTCGTTGAGCCAGAAGGCTTCAGCACGCTGCCGCATTATCTGATGGAGCGGAATGCCGTCGTCTGCCAAGGCATGCCTCCGTACAAGCTATGGGAGCCGAATCCGGCCACAGGCCGCATTCCGCCGCAACGCACCGATACCGGATGCTTCCTCACCGCCGAAGTCTTCGCGGCACGGAAGATGATTTACGTGAAAGACGAGGACGGCCTTTATACAGCCGATCCAAAGAAAGACCGCTCTGCCAAATATATTTCACGAATCTCGGTCGAAGAGTTGCTCGCTCTTGACCTCGACGATCTGATTGTGGAGCGTGCCGTTCTTGAGTTCCTTGCCCGGTCGCGCAACATCCACGAGATTCAGTTCGTGAACGGGCTGATACCTGGCCAACTGACCGCCGCACTGAATGGCGAACCCGTAGGAACCATCATCTACAAGAATGGACATTCGAATGACCATGCATAGTTCTGGTGCTCTCCATGTGAAATCTAAATTGATGCGGGAATCCCTCGTCGATAAGCACGTCATCAGCGGCACCGACGGCCATGTATTTTCTATCCTCCCGGATGTGAATGTGATTCAGATCGGTGGACGTTCGATCATGGACCGTGGCCGGTCCGCATTGATGCCCCTCTTGGAAGAAATTGTCGCCAATCAACCCCAACATCGAATGATCATCGGAGTTGGGGCCGGTATTCGTTCTCGTCACATCTTTTCCATCGGACTGGATCTGGGACTGCCCACAGGCGCGCTGGCGACGTTGAGCGCGAAAGACGCGGCGCAAAATGCCTACATGGTTTCGTGCCTGCTGGCCCAATACGGGTTCGTGTATCTTGAGGCGCCGTTCGTCGTTCAACTCCTTCCAGCAATGCTCGCTGCCGCACGTGGTGC
This genomic stretch from Terriglobus saanensis SP1PR4 harbors:
- a CDS encoding class I SAM-dependent methyltransferase, yielding MPDQTMSSTFDSAASTFEHQRSLPREVPEAIRAAIWSITGLSGPARVLDIGAGTGRIGRAFVAAGDSYFGVDTSLAMLQEFSIDAVNCTLTQADGNHLPFSDRSFDVVLLMQVLSGVDDWTGILDEARRVVRVGGCVVVGRSSNPEWGVDTQLKKQLKHILEDIHLAPFPTEQSRRQAMALLESLAARHTHAVAASWHVLATPNAFLLRHRTGARFVALPPNIQKQALEKLGAWAESTFGSLDAEFAETRSFEIDVYEF
- a CDS encoding uridine monophosphate kinase encodes the protein MTNQTQNGNSSLHKPGKQLFDSLSDAHLAKVSEHSSDFTILPWVNVVKIGGQSIMDRGRAAVYPLVSEIVANLSKYKMILGTGAGTRARHIYSVAIDLGLPTGVLTVLATAVAWQNAQMLHYLLAQYGIPFVEPEGFSTLPHYLMERNAVVCQGMPPYKLWEPNPATGRIPPQRTDTGCFLTAEVFAARKMIYVKDEDGLYTADPKKDRSAKYISRISVEELLALDLDDLIVERAVLEFLARSRNIHEIQFVNGLIPGQLTAALNGEPVGTIIYKNGHSNDHA